From the genome of Vicia villosa cultivar HV-30 ecotype Madison, WI linkage group LG2, Vvil1.0, whole genome shotgun sequence, one region includes:
- the LOC131652065 gene encoding probable disease resistance RPP8-like protein 2, whose amino-acid sequence MAEVAVSTVVTKLTELLLEQATSSLSTLATARHQLEKLKNELSWMQCFLKDADAKQQSNERLRKWVSDIRNVAFEAEEIIETHIYNSTVQTNFHSKIFTPFHLYKLGTRIDRILLKIKDISDRRDTYGVVIKSLNPNPSPNGSANDRDGDSERLRIWRQPSPHSEEEYVVEVKEDFDSILTQLITLEATRHVVSIVGMGGLGKTTLAKKLYNDSRIVNHFECKAWVFVSEEYRDKRKDVLQGILRGVDPLAEIEKLPEQELVNKLHNVLAEKRYLIVLDDIWGMEVWDGLKYAFPKRKLGSKILLTTRNWEVALHADAHSHPHQLRPLNQEESFALLRSKAFPGASAVPSEFENLAKEIVVKCEGLPLAVVVIGGLLSRKLKSSGEWARELRNIRGGLLEDQEKITRILALSYNDLPSPLKSCFLYLGLFRKGKDIQTKKLIRLWIAEGFLPQERGETAEDVAQRYLNELIGRCMIQVGTVSSLGSVKTIRIHDLLRDLSVTRGKEEYFGDTVGSSSSSTSQLTESRRHSIHSCHEQYDFLKNIADYSRSLLFFNREYNADVDKKAWIHLNFMQEKKLNVIYTEFKLLRVLELDGVRLVSLPSTIGDLIQLRYLGLRKTYLEGKLPLSIGNLLNLQTLDLRYCRFLKKIPNVIWKLVNLRHLLLYTPHDPPDSGHLRLDTLTNLQSLPYIEAGNWIADGGLANMTNLRQLGIHGLSGPMVNSVLSSIQGLHNLHSLSLSLQSEEDEFPIFMQLSQCTQLEKLSLNGKIKKLPDPHEFPPNMLKLTLHNSHLQKESITKLERLPKLKMLVLGEGAYNWAELSFGAEGFPQLHVLRLILLKEMEEWKVEEKAMPMLEYMVIDRCEKLRKIPEGLKDITSLKKLKITGMPVDFEYRLRTKDLLELKNTPVIESTTDILAVD is encoded by the coding sequence ATGGCCGAGGTAGCAGTCTCAACCGTCGTAACAAAACTAACCGAACTATTACTCGAACAAGCAACCTCATCACTCTCCACACTCGCCacagcaagacaccaactcgagaAACTCAAAAACGAGTTATCATGGATGCAATGTTTCCTCAAAGACGCAGACGCAAAACAACAATCCAACGAACGTCTTCGCAAGTGGGTTTCCGACATCCGTAACGTCGCTTTCGAAGCCGAAGAAATCATCGAAACCCACATCTATAACTCCACAGTCCAAACCAATTTCCACAGCAAAATCTTCACGCCTTTTCATCTCTACAAACTCGGGACACGAATCGACAGAATCCTTCTCAAAATCAAAGATATTTCTGATCGACGTGATACGTACGGTGTTGTTATCAAAAGCCTTAACCCTAACCCTAGCCCTAACGGTAGCGCTAACGACCGTGACGGTGATAGCGAGAGATTGAGGATTTGGAGACAACCGTCGCCGCATTCGGAAGAAGAGTATGTTGTTGAGGTAAAAGAGGATTTTGATTCGATTCTTACACAGTTGATTACATTGGAGGCGACAAGACATGTTGTTTCTATTGTTGGTATGGGTGGTTTAGGGAAGACGACATTGGCGAAGAAACTGTATAATGATAGTAGGATAGTGAATCATTTTGAATGTAAAGCTTGGGTTTTTGTTTCTGAAGAGTATAGGGATAAGAGGAAGGATGTTTTACAAGGGATTCTTAGAGGTGTTGATCCTCTTGCTGAGATTGAGAAGTTACCGGAACAAGAGTTGGTGAATAAGCTTCATAATGTGTTGGCGGAGAAGAGGTATTTGATTGTTCTTGATGATATTTGGGGTATGGAGGTTTGGGATGGTCTTAAATATGCTTTTCCGAAAAGGAAATTAGGGAGTAAGATATTGTTGACGACTAGGAACTGGGAGGTTGCTTTACATGCTGATGCGCATAGTCATCCTCATCAGCTAAGGCCGTTGAATCAGGAGGAGAGTTTTGCGTTGCTTCGTAGTAAAGCTTTTCCTGGAGCGAGTGCGGTACCGTCTGAGTTTGAGAATCTTGCGAAGGAAATTGTGGTGAAATGTGAAGGTTTGCCGCTTGCTGTTGTTGTGATTGGTGGTTTGTTGTCTAGGAAGTTGAAGTCAAGCGGGGAATGGGCTAGAGAGTTGCGGAATATTAGAGGGGGTTTGCTTGAAGATCAAGAGAAGATAACAAGAATTTTGGCTTTGAGCTACAATGATTTGCCTTCGCCGTTGAAATCTTGTTTTCTCTATTTGGGTCTTTTCCGAAAGGGTAAGGACATTCAGACGAAAAAATTGATCAGATTATGGATTGCGGAAGGCTTTTTACCTCAAGAGCGTGGTGAAACTGCAGAAGATGTTGCTCAGAGGTACTTGAATGAGTTGATTGGCAGGTGTATGATTCAAGTGGGAACGGTGAGTTCGTTGGGAAGTGTTAAGACGATTCGCATCCATGACCTTCTTAGGGATCTTTCGGTCACCAGAggaaaagaggagtattttggTGATACGGTAGGCTCGTCATCATCATCGACATCTCAGCTAACTGAATCCCGGCGCCACTCTATACATTCCTGCCATGAACAGTATGATTTCTTAAAAAACATTGCAGATTATTCGCGTTCTCTGTTGTTCTTCAATAGGGAATATAATGCAGATGTAGACAAGAAAGCATGGATTCATTTGAATTTTATGCAAGAAAAGAAATTGAATGTCATCTACACTGAATTTAAGCTCCTCAGGGTGTTAGAATTAGACGGTGTTCGGTTAGTTAGCTTGCCAAGTACCATTGGGGACCTGATTCAGTTACGGTATCTGGGATTGAGGAAGACTTATCTCGAAGGAAAACTTCCACTTTCCATTGGAAACTTGCTAAACCTACAAACTCTTGATTTGAGGTATTGTCGTTTTCTTAAGAAAATACCAAATGTAATTTGGAAGTTGGTGAACTTGAGACATTTGCTGTTGTATACACCGCATGATCCTCCAGATAGCGGGCATCTACGGCTGGATACATTAACCAATCTACAAAGCCTACCATACATTGAGGCTGGAAACTGGATAGCAGATGGTGGTTTAGCAAATATGACCAATCTTAGGCAGCTGGGCATACATGGATTATCAGGACCAATGGTGAATTCTGTTCTTTCTTCCATACAAGGATTACACAATCTTCATTCATTGTCATTATCACTTCAATCTGAGGAGGATGAGTTTCCAATCTTTATGCAGCTGTCTCAGTGCACACAACTTGAAAAGCTGTCTTTGAATGGAAAGATCAAGAAGCTACCCGATCCACATGAGTTCCCGCCAAATATGTTGAAACTAACTTTACACAATTCCCACCTACAGAAGGAGTCCATTACCAAACTTGAGAGATTGCCGAAACTTAAAATGCTTGTTTTGGGTGAAGGAGCATACAACTGGGCCGAATTGAGCTTTGGTGCTGAAGGGTTTCCACAGTTACATGTTTTGCGGCTAATTCTTTTGAAAGAAATGGAGGAATGGAAAGTCGAGGAAAAAGCAATGCCAATGCTTGAGTACATGGTTATTGATCGGTGTGAGAAGCTGAGAAAGATTCCAGAAGGACTGAAGGATATCACTTCTTTGAAGAAACTAAAGATTACAGGCATGCCAGTAGATTTTGAATATAGGCTTCGAACTAAAGATTTGCTTGAGCTAAAAAATACTCCAGTAATCGAATCGACAACGGACATTTTAGCAGTTG